In the Sphingobium sp. Z007 genome, TCGCCGATCCTGGTGCCGTAACGGATGGTGCCCTTCCAACTGTCCGGCTTGCCATTGGCGGAATAGAGCGTGCCATAGGTGAAGTCGCCGCTCAGACCTTCCTTTTCGGCCAGTTGGATGTTGATCACTCCGGCGATCGCGTCGGTACCATATTGGGCGGCGGCGCTGTCTTTGAGCACTTCGATCCGGTCGATGCCGCTGGTCGGAATGAGGTCGATATCGACCGGGTTGGAACCGGATGTGTCGGCGGTCGAATTGCTGAGGAAAGCCCCATTGTGGCGGCGCTTTCCGTTGACCAGTACCAGCGTATAGGCCGGCGCCAGGCCGCGATTTGTGACCGGGCGGCCGATCGAAAAGACGCCGGCATGGGTCGAACCGAAATTGAGCGAGGGCAGCAGTTTGGACAGCGCTTCGCCAAATTCGGCCGAGCCGGTCGCCTGCAACTTGTCCGCGCTGACGACGTCGATCGGAGCGGGGCTTTCGGCGATGGTGCGCGGCGCGCCGCGAACACCGGTGACGATGATCGTTCCGGCGTCGGTGGCGGCATCGTCCGGTGTGCTGAGCGCCTGCGCCGATGCCGGTGAGACAGCGAGTGCGACAGCTGTGAGCGCCGAGGATGCGAGATAGTAAGCGGTCTTCTTCATGGATATTCCCCCAAACAGACTTGGAGGCCTGCCTATTTTCTATTGATTTGGTTGAGAAATGACTTTGGCGACATATCTATGATTAAAACTAAACTTTAGATCATCTTTCCGCTGACAAACTTATTGTTTCATTGGGATTTGGCGAAGCTAGAGTCGAAGGCGCTCGCGACGTCGCGTTGACCATCGATCAGTCCGGCTTTCTGAAACCGAGCGGTGATCGCCTGCTCGTGGGCGATGATTTTCGCGTCGATCGGCTGCGCGATCCGGTTGCTGCGGTCGAAGCTGGCGCGGGCGATGTCGAGCGGCAAGCCGGTCTCCTTTGCCAGCACCTGCGCAAATTGATCGGGATGGGCGCGCGCCCAGGCGACGGCTTTGGCCTCGCGCTGAAGGAAGTCGGCCAGCATCGCCCGCTTGGGATCGATCGAATCGGTGTTGGCGATATCGATATAAAGCGGCAGGCCATAGTCTTTCGCATCGACGACGGCGCGCCCGCCTTCCTTGATCGCGACATTGGTATAGGGGGTCCAGGTCGCCCAGGCGTCGATCGCGCCGCTGTCGAACGCCGCCTTCGCATCGCCCGGCGGCAGGAAGGTGACGCGGACCTTGTCCGCCGGGATATGGGCGCGTTCCAGCGCCTGAAGCAGGAGATGATGGCCGATCGACCCGCGGGTGGTGGCAACCGATTTGCCGATCAAATCCTGCGCGCCTTTCAGCGGCGATCCGTTTTTCACCACTATCGCAAGCGCATCGCTCACCTGGTTGGCCGGGGCCTGGACGGCGATGGCCTTGACCGGGCTGCCGCTCTGATAGGCGAAGATGAAGGGCGCGTCGGCCGCGAGGCCCAAGTCCGCCGCGCCGCCGCCCACCGCTTCGAGCAGGGGCTGGGCCGCGGGAAATTCCGACCATTCGACCGTGTAGGGCGCGCCTTCCAGCGCGCCGGACGCGAGCATCATGGCCTTGACCTGCCCTTTCTGATTGGCCACGCGCAAGACTTTGTCGTTCCCTGCGCGAAAAGTCGCGGCGGCGAGCGCTATGCCCGCCACCGCGACAAGGGACGCCGACAGGATGACGACGGTCTTCTTGGACATGGATCAGCCCGCCAGGGCGAGGCCAGCGGCTTCGCGCTCGGCAACCTTGCGGCGCACGACCGGCAGCAGCTCACGGCCATAGACAATGGAATCGCCCAGCGGATCGAAACCCCGGATCAGGAAATGGTCGATGCCGATGTCATAATAATCCAGCATCGCGTCGGCGACCTGTTCGGGCGTGCCCACCAGGCCGGTGCTGTTGCCGGCCGCGCCGGTCAGCGCCGCGACGCCGGTCCACAGGCGTGTATCCTGCCGATTGCTGCTGGCGGCATCAAGCAGGCGAAGCGATCCGGCGTTGGGCGGGCGATGGCCGGTCAGCGGAAGGCCCGCCGCGACGCGGTTTTCGCGCACCTGCTCCTCGATCTCCGCCGCGCGCTTCCAGGCGGCTTCTTCGGTATCGGCGATGACCGGACGCAGCGACAGCGAGAAGCCGGGGCTGCGGCCATAGCGCGCGGCCGACTTGCGCACGGCGCGGACCGTGTCCTGCACCGCTTCGAGCGTTTCGCCCCACAGCGCATAGACATCGGCATGGCGGCCGGCGACCTCGATCGCCTCGGCCGACGATCCGCCGAAGAAGACCGGTAGATTGTCGGGCTTGATCGCGCTGAACGCCTGACGAATGTCGTAGAACTTGCCCTGATGGTCGAAGGGCTTGGCCTCTGTCCATTCCTGCCGCAGGATGGTCAGATATTCGTCGGTGCGGGCGTAGCGTTCGGACTTTACAGTCCTGGTGTCGCCGTCGCGCGCCATTTCCTCGTCCGCGCCGCCAGTGATGATATGGACAGCGACGCGGCCGCCCGACAATTGATCCAGCGTCGCCAGCTGGCGCGCAGCAACGGTTGGCTGCGTGAAGCCGGGGCGATGGGCGACGAGGAAGCCCAGCTTCGTGGTGATGGCGGCGGCGTGGGCCGCGACGATCTGGCTTTCCGGGCTGTTGGAGCCGAAGGGAATGAGGACGCGGTCGAAGCCGCCCGCTTCCTGCGCCTTTGCGGCCGCATTGACATAATCGGTGTCCAGCGCGCGGCTGCGGACCGCCGCTTGCGTTTCAGAACCGTTATTGAAGCCGATATAGCCGATGAACTTGACGCTCATGGAAATTCTCCCAAAATTTTAAATGACGTAGAAGCCGTGGGTGCCGTCGCGCTCCAATTGGGCGACGAGGCCATATTCCCAGTCGAGATAGGCCTGCATCGCGGCCGCCTTGTTGTCCGTGCCTTCATAGGGGCGCTTGTAGCGGCCCTCCGGCCCGCGTGGCGCAGGCGCGCCGTCCGGTCCGGTTTCCAGCGTGACAGCCGACCAGTCGACGTCGAGGATGGAAACGTCCCAACCAAGTTGGGCGAGCCAGGAGGCGGTCATGTCCGCGCGCGGACCAACATTGTCGGTCACGACAATGCGGGCACCGCGCACTGGAGCATTGTGGTCGGTTTCCTGCACCAGTTGCCCACCCTGCGCATTGCGGAAGCCAGGCAGATGGCCGCTTTCATATTCGCGCGGCTGGCGCACATCGTAGAGATAGAGGGTGCGAGCCGTATCGGCCTGAAACGCGGCCAGTTCGTCCCAGCCGATGCGTTTCACGCCGGCGCGATAGGCGACGTCGCGGGCATGGGTGCGCGCTTCCTCGATCGCCACATCGTCGACTTCGGGCGCGGTGCGGGTCTGGCCGGTTTCGAGTTGTTGACCCGCCAGTGTCCAGCCGATCGTACCGTTGCGCAGCGCAAACACCTTGTTGGGGACGCCCGCATTGACCAGCGATTGCGCGCCAATGATCGAACGAGTGCGGCCGGCACAATTGACGATGATGGTGATGTCGGGATCGGGCGCGATGGTGCGTGCCCGCAACGCCAGTTCCGCGCCGGGCACGCTGGTCCCGGTGGGGATGCTCATCGTGTTATATTCGTCGTAGCGGCGCGCATCCAAGATCTTGATGTCGGCTTTTTCATCGATCAGCGCCTGCACGTCTTCGGCGGCCAGTGACGGCGTATGGCGGCGATGCTCGACCAGTTCGCCGAACGCTTTGGAGTAGCTGTTGACGTCCTCGAACAGTTCATAGCCAGCCGCCGCCCAAGCAGAGAGACCGCCGTCCAGTTCGCGGACATTGGTATAGCCCAGCGCTTCGAGGCGGATCGCCGCTTTGCGGGCGAAGCCTTCCCCATTGTCATAGACAATGACCGGCGTGGCGAGGCGCGGGATGCGCCAGCGGGCCTCCTCGTCGATGCGGCGCAGCGGGATTTGCGCGGCGAAGAGCGGGTGACCCTGCGCAAAGTCATGTTCTTCGCGCACGTCGATGATGGCGATTTCGCTGCCGACCAGCAGGGCGTGGCGGATATCCTGCGGCGTGGCGGTCTGGATTTTGTCCAGCGTTTGCGTAGTCATGCGGTTTTCGATCTGTCCCAGAGGTTGGGGATCACGCTGTTCGCGTAACCCGAAATGAAGGTCTTGGGCGTGCCGTCGAGGGCGTAGGTCGCGCGCTCGACCGCGCCGATATTGGCGCCATAGACATGGATGCTGACGGACGGCCGGTCGGCGAGCCCATTGGTGACGCGATGGATATCGCCAATGCGGGGGGAGACGGCATCCACCTCCCCTTCGTGCAGCAGTTCCTCGCCCTGATCGACCAGGGCGCCGCTTGGCAGGCGACGGAAGCGTTCGACCTTTTCGATCCCGCGCAGGACGCCGACCAGACCCCAGACGCTATGGTCGTGGATGGGGGTGGACTGGCCCGGTCCCCAGACGAAGCTGACGACGCTGAACCGCTCGCGGCTGTCGCAGTGGAGCAGATATTGCTGGTAGCGATCGGGATTGGGCCGGGCGAAGGCTTCGGGCAGCCAGTCGTCGGTGGCGATCAGGCGGCTGAGCAGTGCGCGACCGCTGTCCAATATCGCCTGCTCGTCGCGGGTCGCGGCCAGCAGGTCGGCAAAGGCGGTGACGAAGCCGCGCAGGCGGCTGGTGTTAGGCGCGGTTTCGACCGGGCGTTCGATGGCGGCGAGCGCGTTCATTCAGCGGCGACCGCGAGGGGAACGACGCCTTCGCCATGATCGTCGCCGCCCAGATGCGAGAGCAGTTTCTCGCGCAGGCGAGCCGCAAAGCTGCTGCGCTCGCCGCGCGGGGCGGTGATGCGTTCTTCGGCGACGATACGACCCCGGTCGAGCACCAGCACGCGATCGGCCAGCGCAATCGCTTCCTCAACATCATGGGTCACGATCAGGATAGCGGGCTTGTGCTTGCGCCAGAGCGACAGCACCAGATCGTGCATCCGATAGCGGGTCAGGGCATCAAGCGCGGCGAAGGGTTCGTCCAGCAGCAGCAATTGCGGCTCGCGCACCAAAGCGCGGGCCAGCGCCACGCGTTGGGCTTCGCCGCCCGACAAGGTCAGCGGCCAGGCGTCGAGCCGGTGGCCAAGGCCCACTTCCTTGAGCGCAGCCTCGGCGCGGTCGCGGCCGTTGTCGCCCTTCAGGCCTAGCGCGACATTCTTCCAGACCGGCTTCCATGGCAGAAGGCGGGCATCCTGGAAGACGACGGCGCGGGAATTGGGGACTTCGACGTCCTGATCGCGCACTTCGTCCAGACCGGCGAGCGTGCGCAGCAAAGTGGTCTTGCCAGAGCCGGAGCGGCCCAGCAGGGCGATAAACTCGCCGGGCCCGATGTCGAGGTCAAGGCCGTTGATGATGGTGTTGGCGCCGAAGCGCCGGGTAAAGCCACGCAGGCGGACGACGGGTTCGGGATGGGGCTGGTGAACAGCGCTATCGACCGTGGAAAAACCGAGGCGAGCGTCCATGCTTATTGCTCCACTATGCTGGGGCGCCAGATGAGGGCGCGGGCTTCGATCGTGCGGACCAGCCAGTCGGCGCCAAGGCCGAGGATGGCGTAAACCATTAGGCAGACGACGATGATGTCGGTCCGCATGAAATCGCGAGCGTTGTTGATGAGATAGCCAAGGCCGGCCGATGCGTTGATCTGTTCGGCGACGACCAGCACCAGAATCGACACCGATAGGGCGTAGCGCAGCCCGACCAGCAGCGAGGGCAAGGCAGAGGGCAATATGACGTGCCATATCTGTTCCCAGCGGCTGAGACCGAAGCTCTTTGCCGCATCGAGCAAGCGCAGATCAACGCTGCGGATGCCGCTGTAGAGGTTGAGATAGACCGGGAAGATGGTGCCGAAGGCGATCAGGGCGACCTTGGGCGTTTCGCCGATGCCGAACCAGACGATGAAAAGCGGGGTCAGCGCCAGCGCGGGGATGGTGCGCTTAATCTGCATGAGCGGATCGACCGCCAGTTCGCCCGACCGCGACAGGCCAGCGACGAGGCCGAGGCCCAGGCCCAGGCTCACGCCGATCAGCAGGCCGACGGCGACGCGGGCGAAGGACACCAGCAGATTGGAGGGGAGTTCGCCGGAGATCACCATCTCCAGCAACGTGCCCAGCACCGCCGATGGCGCAGCGAGCGTGCGTTCGGGGATAAGGCCGAGACGCGATCCCGCTTCCCAAAGCAGGAGCAGCAGTACCGGGGAAAGCCAGCGGCCGCCGAAGCGCGAAAGAGAGAATGGGCGTGGCGCCAACGCCGAACGGCCTTGCGCTACCTGTGATGTATCGTTGATCGTCAAAACCGCCATGTCCGGCCCTTTATGTAACTGCGGACAAGCCCAACATGTATTGTCTACCAATTCAATTAAGTTTTTCTAGGCGGACCTATCAGCGTTCATCATAGGTCGCCTTTCGTCGTCATGGAGGGACGGATCAGCGCCGATATCGGGGGGTTGCCGTGCGGCCTTTCATTCCAGCGTAGTTTTTTCTTGGCCGGACAAATCTCTACTATTTTGATTGATATATTGGCATCGGCGATAAGCGGCTTTCCGTTTCCGACTTCGGATCGGCTTCCCATCTTTCCATCCAAGGGGCTCATCGTGCCGGTCAATCTGCCGACCAATTTGCTGCGCAGCTTCGTCGCCATCGTCGATACAGGGTCGATGCTCAATGCGTCGGAGCAGGTGTTCGTGACGCAATCCGCGCTCAGCCTTCAGATCAAACGGCTGGAGGAACTGGTGCAGCAGACGCTGTTCCTGCGCGAAGGGCGGCGGCTGATCCTGACGTCAGCGGGGACCGTGCTGCTTGACTATGCGCGGCGTGTGCTGCTGCTGCATGACGAGGCGGTGGCGGCGGTCAGTGCGGGGCGCTTTGCCGGGCCGGCGCGGATCGGCATGGTGCAGGATTTCGCGGACACGTTGCTGACGGGCCTGTTGTCACGCTTTTCCGAATTGCATCCCGACGCGCAAATCTATGCGCGCGTGGCGGGCACGGCGGAATTGCAGGCGTTGCTGGAGCGGCGGGAACTGGACATCGTGCTGGGCTTTGCAGCGCCCAATGACGCCCATGCGGTGACGGTCGCGCCGATGAGCTGGTATGGCGAGGCGACGCTGGCCGATCGTGCGGTCATCCCGCTGGCGGTGCTGGAGGAGCCGTGCCGTTTCCGCGAGGCAGCGATCCGGGCGCTGGAGGATGCCGGGCTGCAATGGCGGATCACGGTGGAAACGCCCAATCTCGCGACGCTCAAGGCGGCTGTCGGTGCCGGGCTGGGCATCACCTGCCGCACCCATTTGTTTCTGGAGAACAGCGCGGCGCTGGAGCATGAGCGGCTGCCGCAACTGCCGCGCGTGGCGGCGATCCTGCGGTCGGGCGACAAATTGGACAAGGCGGCGCAGAGATTGGCGGAACTGGCGCGGGAAACGGTCGAAGCACTCTGAACGGCTCCCGCCCTGGCTTCAATAGCCGCGCACTGGATCAACGATATCGCTGGGCGCTTCGCCGCGGGCGAAACGAGAAATGTCGTCCCGCACTTTTTCCAGCAGCCTGTGACGCACCAGGGTGTGATTGCTGGAGACATGCGGGGTCAGCCGCACGCGCCGGTGCGTGTAGAGCGGATGGCCGTCCGGCAAAGGTTCTGGATCGGTGACGTCCAGCGTCGCAAAGCCGGGGCCGCCCTCCCCGTCCAGGGCATCGATCAAGGCGTCCTGGTCGATCACCGATCCGCGGGCGACATTGATGATATGCGCGCCGGGCTTCACCTTGGCGAGCAGCGCCGCATTGAACAAATGATGGGTTTGCGGCGTAGCCGGTACGGCGACGATGATGTGGTCGGCACGGGCGACGAGCGTTTCAATATCGCCGACATGCTCCACGCCGCTGATGCCCGATTGCGCGCCGGTGCGACGCAAACCGACGACCTGCGCTCCCAGCGCCAGGCCGCGTCGCGCCACCGCCTGACCGATCGCGCCCAGACCGACGATGCCGATCGTGGTGCCCGATACCCGGCCAAGCGGCACATTGATCCATTCCGCCCGCGACCGTGCGGTGATCGCCTCCAGGTTCTTGGCATGGGCGTAAATGGCGGCAATGACATAGTCGGCAATCTCATCCGACGCGACTCCCCGGCCGCAGGTCACGAGCGGCGCGTCGAGCAGCCAAGGGGGATAGAAATCGATCCCCGCCGACGCGCTATAGACCCATTTCAGACGTCCCGGCCAGGCGAACGG is a window encoding:
- a CDS encoding ABC transporter permease, with protein sequence MAVLTINDTSQVAQGRSALAPRPFSLSRFGGRWLSPVLLLLLWEAGSRLGLIPERTLAAPSAVLGTLLEMVISGELPSNLLVSFARVAVGLLIGVSLGLGLGLVAGLSRSGELAVDPLMQIKRTIPALALTPLFIVWFGIGETPKVALIAFGTIFPVYLNLYSGIRSVDLRLLDAAKSFGLSRWEQIWHVILPSALPSLLVGLRYALSVSILVLVVAEQINASAGLGYLINNARDFMRTDIIVVCLMVYAILGLGADWLVRTIEARALIWRPSIVEQ
- a CDS encoding ABC transporter ATP-binding protein, with product MDARLGFSTVDSAVHQPHPEPVVRLRGFTRRFGANTIINGLDLDIGPGEFIALLGRSGSGKTTLLRTLAGLDEVRDQDVEVPNSRAVVFQDARLLPWKPVWKNVALGLKGDNGRDRAEAALKEVGLGHRLDAWPLTLSGGEAQRVALARALVREPQLLLLDEPFAALDALTRYRMHDLVLSLWRKHKPAILIVTHDVEEAIALADRVLVLDRGRIVAEERITAPRGERSSFAARLREKLLSHLGGDDHGEGVVPLAVAAE
- a CDS encoding cysteine dioxygenase, with the translated sequence MNALAAIERPVETAPNTSRLRGFVTAFADLLAATRDEQAILDSGRALLSRLIATDDWLPEAFARPNPDRYQQYLLHCDSRERFSVVSFVWGPGQSTPIHDHSVWGLVGVLRGIEKVERFRRLPSGALVDQGEELLHEGEVDAVSPRIGDIHRVTNGLADRPSVSIHVYGANIGAVERATYALDGTPKTFISGYANSVIPNLWDRSKTA
- a CDS encoding rhodanese-like domain-containing protein; the encoded protein is MTTQTLDKIQTATPQDIRHALLVGSEIAIIDVREEHDFAQGHPLFAAQIPLRRIDEEARWRIPRLATPVIVYDNGEGFARKAAIRLEALGYTNVRELDGGLSAWAAAGYELFEDVNSYSKAFGELVEHRRHTPSLAAEDVQALIDEKADIKILDARRYDEYNTMSIPTGTSVPGAELALRARTIAPDPDITIIVNCAGRTRSIIGAQSLVNAGVPNKVFALRNGTIGWTLAGQQLETGQTRTAPEVDDVAIEEARTHARDVAYRAGVKRIGWDELAAFQADTARTLYLYDVRQPREYESGHLPGFRNAQGGQLVQETDHNAPVRGARIVVTDNVGPRADMTASWLAQLGWDVSILDVDWSAVTLETGPDGAPAPRGPEGRYKRPYEGTDNKAAAMQAYLDWEYGLVAQLERDGTHGFYVI
- a CDS encoding D-isomer specific 2-hydroxyacid dehydrogenase family protein, with the translated sequence MSLIIASQLDAEFNRGLGQHPIAPILIDVADEAPWSAAAEADVLLVRPSPAWRQPSATRPFAWPGRLKWVYSASAGIDFYPPWLLDAPLVTCGRGVASDEIADYVIAAIYAHAKNLEAITARSRAEWINVPLGRVSGTTIGIVGLGAIGQAVARRGLALGAQVVGLRRTGAQSGISGVEHVGDIETLVARADHIIVAVPATPQTHHLFNAALLAKVKPGAHIINVARGSVIDQDALIDALDGEGGPGFATLDVTDPEPLPDGHPLYTHRRVRLTPHVSSNHTLVRHRLLEKVRDDISRFARGEAPSDIVDPVRGY
- a CDS encoding LysR substrate-binding domain-containing protein — its product is MPVNLPTNLLRSFVAIVDTGSMLNASEQVFVTQSALSLQIKRLEELVQQTLFLREGRRLILTSAGTVLLDYARRVLLLHDEAVAAVSAGRFAGPARIGMVQDFADTLLTGLLSRFSELHPDAQIYARVAGTAELQALLERRELDIVLGFAAPNDAHAVTVAPMSWYGEATLADRAVIPLAVLEEPCRFREAAIRALEDAGLQWRITVETPNLATLKAAVGAGLGITCRTHLFLENSAALEHERLPQLPRVAAILRSGDKLDKAAQRLAELARETVEAL
- a CDS encoding LLM class flavin-dependent oxidoreductase, coding for MSVKFIGYIGFNNGSETQAAVRSRALDTDYVNAAAKAQEAGGFDRVLIPFGSNSPESQIVAAHAAAITTKLGFLVAHRPGFTQPTVAARQLATLDQLSGGRVAVHIITGGADEEMARDGDTRTVKSERYARTDEYLTILRQEWTEAKPFDHQGKFYDIRQAFSAIKPDNLPVFFGGSSAEAIEVAGRHADVYALWGETLEAVQDTVRAVRKSAARYGRSPGFSLSLRPVIADTEEAAWKRAAEIEEQVRENRVAAGLPLTGHRPPNAGSLRLLDAASSNRQDTRLWTGVAALTGAAGNSTGLVGTPEQVADAMLDYYDIGIDHFLIRGFDPLGDSIVYGRELLPVVRRKVAEREAAGLALAG
- a CDS encoding ABC transporter substrate-binding protein — encoded protein: MSKKTVVILSASLVAVAGIALAAATFRAGNDKVLRVANQKGQVKAMMLASGALEGAPYTVEWSEFPAAQPLLEAVGGGAADLGLAADAPFIFAYQSGSPVKAIAVQAPANQVSDALAIVVKNGSPLKGAQDLIGKSVATTRGSIGHHLLLQALERAHIPADKVRVTFLPPGDAKAAFDSGAIDAWATWTPYTNVAIKEGGRAVVDAKDYGLPLYIDIANTDSIDPKRAMLADFLQREAKAVAWARAHPDQFAQVLAKETGLPLDIARASFDRSNRIAQPIDAKIIAHEQAITARFQKAGLIDGQRDVASAFDSSFAKSQ